A window of the Henckelia pumila isolate YLH828 chromosome 3, ASM3356847v2, whole genome shotgun sequence genome harbors these coding sequences:
- the LOC140887194 gene encoding homeobox-leucine zipper protein ANTHOCYANINLESS 2-like, with translation MNFGDFLDSSGGGGVRIVSDIQYNSSTPTSRSKINSSMPTGAIAQPLLVSQSLAAKSMFNSPGLSLALQTSMEGQGHEVGRIGENFESTIVGGRRSRDEEHESRSGSDNLDGVSGDDLDAADKPPRKKRYHRHTPQQIQELETLFKECPHPDEKQRLELSRRLCLETRQVKFWFQNRRTQMKTQLERHENSLLRQDNDKLRAENMSMREMMRNPICTNCGGPAIIGEISLEEQHLRIENARLKDELDRVCTLAGKFLGRPISSLAASMGLPMPNSNLELGVGNNDFEGLNALPPPLPSGPPHFGSGISPPLPIEPPTKPLSINPIDRSLERSVFLELALSAMDELVKMAQTDEPLWIKSLEGGREVLNHEEYFRTFTPCIGMKPNGFVTEASRETGMVIINGLALVETLMDSNKWTEMFPCIIPRTSTTDVMSSGMGGTRNGALQLMHAELQVLSPLVPVRDVNFLRFCKQHAEGVWAVVDVSIDTIRETSGGPTFSSCRRLPSGCVVQDMPNGYSKVTWVEHAEYDESVIHQLYRPLVGAGMGFGAQRWVATLQRQCECLAILMSSSVPARDHTAITAGGRKSMLKLAQRMTNNFCAGVCASTVHKWNKLNSGNVDEDVRVMTRKSVDDPGEPPGIVVSAATSVWLPVSPQRLFDFLRDERLRSEWDILSNGGPMQEMAHIAKGQDHGNCVSLLRASAMNSNQSSMLILQETCIDAAGSLVVYAPVDIPAMHVVMNGGDSAYVALLPSGFVIVPDGPGSRGPIGNGPIGGVGRAAHRVSGSLLTVAFQILVNSLPTAKLTVESVETVNNLITCTVQKIKAALQCES, from the exons ATGAATTTTGGGGATTTTCTTGATAGCAGTGGCGGCGGAGGTGTAAGAATTGTTTCTGATATACAGTATAACAGTAGTACACCTACTTCAAGAAGCAAGATTAACAGCAGCATGCCCACTGGTGCAATTGCGCAGCCCCTCCTTGTGTCTCAGTCACTGGCGGCCAAATCCATGTTCAACTCACCGGGCCTCTCTCTCGCCCTC CAAACGAGTATGGAGGGTCAAGGTCATGAGGTGGGGAGAATTGGGGAGAATTTTGAGTCTACCATCGTAGGTGGAAGGAGGAGCAGAGACGAAGAACATGAGAGCAGATCTGGGAGTGATAATCTTGATGGTGTCTCTGGAGATGATCTTGATGCTGCCGACAAGCCGCCGAGGAAGAAAAGATACCACCGACACACTCCCCAGCAAATTCAAGAACTTGAAAC CCTTTTCAAGGAGTGTCCACATCCTGATGAAAAGCAAAGATTGGAGCTTAGCAGAAGACTTTGCTTGGAGACTAGACAGGTCAAGTTTTGGTTTCAGAATCGAAGAACTCAGATGAAG ACGCAACTCGAACGCCACGAGAATTCCTTGCTCAGGCAAGATAATGACAAGCTCCGAGCAGAAAACATGTCGATGAGGGAGATGATGAGGAACCCCATTTGCACCAACTGTGGCGGCCCGGCCATTATCGGGGAAATATCCCTTGAAGAGCAACATCTAAGAATCGAGAATGCTCGATTGAAAGACGAATTAGATCGAGTTTGCACGCTCGCAGGAAAGTTTTTAGGCCGCCCCATTTCATCTCTAGCTGCATCCATGGGCCTTCCAATGCCTAATTCAAACTTAGAACTCGGAGTAGGAAACAATGACTTCGAAGGCCTAAATGCCCTCCCTCCACCTCTTCCTTCAGGCCCTCCTCATTTCGGATCCGGGATTTCGCCCCCTCTGCCTATTGAACCGCCTACTAAACCATTGAGCATAAACCCAATTGACAGATCATTGGAGAGATCTGTGTTCTTGGAGCTTGCTTTGTCTGCCATGGATGAGTTGGTGAAAATGGCCCAAACCGACGAGCCACTTTGGATCAAAAGCTTGGAAGGTGGGAGAGAAGTTCTGAATCATGAAGAGTATTTCAGAACATTTACCCCTTGTATTGGTATGAAACCAAATGGCTTTGTTACCGAAGCATCGAGGGAGACCGGCATGGTGATCATTAATGGTTTGGCCCTCGTTGAGACGCTGATGGATTCG AACAAATGGACAGAGATGTTTCCTTGTATAATTCCAAGAACTTCAACTACTGATGTTATGTCTAGTGGCATGGGAGGAACACGAAATGGTGCACTTCAGCTG ATGCATGCTGAGCTCCAAGTTCTATCGCCATTAGTCCCTGTTCGGGACGTAAACTTTCTCCGGTTCTGCAAGCAGCACGCCGAGGGTGTTTGGGCAGTTGTCGATGTATCCATCGACACAATCCGAGAAACTTCCGGTGGCCCGACGTTTTCGAGTTGCCGTAGGCTGCCTTCCGGCTGTGTGGTGCAAGATATGCCCAATGGCTACTCTAAG GTCACATGGGTGGAACATGCTGAATATGACGAGAGTGTAATTCACCAGCTCTATCGGCCTCTGGTCGGTGCCGGAATGGGCTTTGGTGCGCAACGGTGGGTCGCCACCCTCCAACGGCAGTGCGAGTGCCTCGCCATACTCATGTCGTCCTCTGTGCCCGCCCGCGATCATACGG CAATAACTGCTGGCGGGCGGAAGAGCATGTTGAAGCTGGCACAACGAATGACCAACAACTTCTGTGCCGGCGTGTGCGCCTCGACTGTTCACAAGTGGAACAAGCTCAATTCCGGCAACGTGGACGAGGACGTGAGGGTCATGACTCGGAAGAGCGTCGACGACCCTGGAGAGCCACCTGGTATTGTGGTGAGTGCCGCCACGTCCGTGTGGTTGCCGGTGTCGCCTCAAAGGCTATTTGACTTCCTACGCGACGAGCGTCTGAGGAGCGAGTGGGACATACTCTCCAACGGCGGCCCGATGCAAGAAATGGCTCACATTGCCAAGGGTCAAGATCATGGCAACTGTGTTTCCCTCCTCCGTGCAAGT GCCATGAACTCCAACCAGAGCAGCATGCTGATCCTCCAGGAGACATGCATAGACGCGGCGGGGTCGCTTGTTGTGTACGCGCCAGTTGACATTCCCGCCATGCACGTGGTGATGAACGGTGGCGATTCCGCCTACGTGGCGCTGCTCCCCTCTGGATTTGTCATCGTACCCGATGGGCCGGGCTCTCGCGGGCCGATTGGCAACGGGCCCATCGGAGGCGTTGGGAGGGCGGCACATAGAGTGAGTGGTTCCTTGTTGACCGTTGCCTTTCAGATTTTGGTGAACAGCCTTCCGACGGCGAAACTCACCGTCGAATCGGTGGAGACGGTTAACAACTTGATAACGTGCACGGTGCAAAAGATCAAGGCGGCCCTCCAGTGCGAAAGCTGA